The stretch of DNA AAAGGCGCGGTGCTCTTTGGCGAAGTGATGATTTCCGTCGCCGATATCGACTTGGTCTACCTGGGCCTCCAGGTCATCCTGTCCTCCATGGAAACCGCCCGGGACCTAAAACCCGCCACGGGGACAACTCAGGCGGGACCGAATATCTTTGCTAAAGGAGTTTACTGATGAAACCCGCGCCACCGGTCCTGGTTGAATCCCCGGCCTTAAGCGATTTCAGTAAGATCATGCAGGGCGACGGCCTGTTCCCGGACCAGGCCCCTGGGGGTCAGGTCCCCCGCATCAACCTGGACCAGGATAATATCAAGAACAGCCTGGGGCAACTGGTCCTCACCCTGGTGAAACTGCTCCACGAACTCCTGGAGCGCCAGGGTATCCGACGCATCGAAGCCGGGAGCCTCACCGACGCCCAGATCGAACGCCTGGGTTTGACCCTGATGAAACAGTCCCAAGAGATCGACCGGCTCCGCCGGGAGTTTGGGCTGGAAGAAGCTGACCTGAATATCGACCTTGGCCCCCTGGGCCAACTCCTCTAGGGAGGAACCGCACATGAGACCACCGCAAGGCATCCAGAGTTCCATTCATAGCACCAATCTGGCGGATCTTCTGGAACGCATCCTGGACAAGGGCATCGTCATCGCTGGCGATATCAAGATTCGGCTGGTTGAAGTCGAACTCCTCACCCTGCAGATTCGCCTGGTGATCTGTTCGGTAGACAAAGCCAAAGAGTTAGGTATGGATTGGTGGGTGGCCAACCCCGCCTTCAGTCCCCAGGCCCCTCCC from Desulfobaccales bacterium encodes:
- a CDS encoding gas vesicle protein K, which translates into the protein MKPAPPVLVESPALSDFSKIMQGDGLFPDQAPGGQVPRINLDQDNIKNSLGQLVLTLVKLLHELLERQGIRRIEAGSLTDAQIERLGLTLMKQSQEIDRLRREFGLEEADLNIDLGPLGQLL
- a CDS encoding gas vesicle protein; translated protein: MRPPQGIQSSIHSTNLADLLERILDKGIVIAGDIKIRLVEVELLTLQIRLVICSVDKAKELGMDWWVANPAFSPQAPPDELAASLTKIDERLGRLESAMAGAAL